A part of Candidatus Methanoperedens sp. genomic DNA contains:
- a CDS encoding methyltransferase domain-containing protein produces the protein MMEEKEKELNRIRYIKPYFEGKKVLHIGCVAHDWRESLKEDWIHDYLIKHSKEVIGIDILEKDIKELVKRGYDIRYANAEEFNLKIKFDVIFAGELIEHLENLKGFLESCKSHMNPGSILIISTPNCFGLRYILWHMLGRKFVNSEHKCWFDFWTIRQLLEFHGFEIITEDYLLLDSPKLRGYLNIFLQLIEKIFPRFSPVLIVVARYKL, from the coding sequence ATGATGGAAGAAAAAGAAAAAGAATTAAATAGGATTCGATATATAAAACCATATTTCGAAGGGAAAAAAGTGTTGCACATTGGTTGTGTTGCACATGATTGGAGGGAATCTCTAAAAGAAGATTGGATCCATGATTATCTCATAAAACACTCAAAAGAAGTAATTGGAATAGATATACTAGAAAAAGATATAAAAGAACTAGTTAAAAGAGGTTACGATATTAGATATGCGAACGCTGAAGAGTTTAACCTAAAAATTAAGTTTGACGTGATTTTTGCAGGAGAGTTAATAGAGCATCTGGAAAATTTGAAAGGGTTTTTGGAAAGCTGCAAGAGTCACATGAATCCAGGTTCTATTTTAATAATATCGACCCCAAATTGTTTTGGATTAAGATATATTCTTTGGCATATGCTTGGACGAAAGTTTGTAAATTCAGAGCATAAATGCTGGTTTGACTTCTGGACTATACGTCAATTACTTGAGTTTCATGGATTTGAAATCATTACTGAGGATTATTTACTCTTAGACTCGCCGAAATTAAGAGGATATTTAAATATATTTTTACAATTAATAGAGAAGATATTCCCTCGATTTTCACCTGTATTAATAGTTGTCGCGAGATATAAACTATGA
- a CDS encoding polysaccharide deacetylase family protein, with protein sequence MKPAAIFSLDLELLCQYGLYPKHERIGMLHNKVYEVRSTMNNLLKIFEKYNIPATWAITGHVFLDHCEKENGIPHKHMPRFKDDWYSWDPCSNISKDPLYYGKDIVEKIISSRVKHDIGYHSFSHVRFSECSREVAEAEIQEGLMLGKEFGLNFKSFVFPENKIGHIDILKQKGFEIYRGPNLAGKSINKNIALRAINFFSTKVVAPSVVPIWKDGIWEIPSSMMFYDSLFPYTLVLRAKLGVQNSIKYGRIFHMFMHPEDFVIDASLLGKLEQVLEFVSQKKDEKNIEVITMRDLAFILNKKL encoded by the coding sequence ATGAAACCTGCTGCTATTTTTAGTCTGGACCTCGAGCTGCTTTGCCAATATGGTTTATATCCTAAACATGAAAGAATAGGTATGCTACATAATAAAGTTTATGAAGTAAGAAGCACTATGAATAATTTGTTAAAAATCTTCGAAAAATATAATATTCCTGCGACTTGGGCAATTACAGGGCATGTTTTCTTGGATCATTGTGAGAAAGAGAATGGAATTCCTCATAAGCATATGCCTCGATTTAAAGACGATTGGTACTCCTGGGATCCATGTTCGAATATCTCAAAAGATCCTCTGTATTATGGAAAAGATATTGTGGAAAAAATAATATCAAGTCGAGTTAAACATGATATTGGGTATCATTCTTTTTCGCATGTTCGATTCTCTGAATGCAGCCGCGAAGTTGCTGAAGCAGAAATACAAGAAGGTTTAATGTTGGGAAAAGAGTTTGGACTTAATTTTAAATCTTTTGTGTTTCCAGAAAATAAAATTGGACATATTGATATATTGAAGCAAAAAGGATTCGAAATATACAGAGGACCTAACCTTGCTGGGAAAAGCATTAATAAAAATATAGCCTTAAGAGCTATAAATTTTTTTTCCACTAAAGTAGTTGCCCCAAGCGTAGTACCCATATGGAAAGACGGTATATGGGAAATTCCAAGTTCTATGATGTTTTATGATTCATTATTTCCATACACATTGGTATTGAGAGCCAAATTAGGAGTTCAAAATTCCATAAAATACGGAAGGATATTTCACATGTTTATGCATCCAGAAGACTTTGTAATCGATGCTAGTTTACTAGGCAAACTAGAGCAAGTCCTTGAGTTTGTATCACAAAAAAAGGATGAAAAAAATATTGAAGTCATTACAATGCGGGATTTAGCGTTTATTTTAAACAAAAAACTTTAG
- a CDS encoding glycosyltransferase family 4 protein has protein sequence MRICLVGDFSSPDEARKVMGHHLLRELSKNNEVKPLNIQATLSTNFWNEINSFDPEIIHYIPGASPLSFLITKLMKIHSKNAKTVMFSSLHAFHSFSHGFYYGFSSISKNFIPFFKTDLVLVQSDEPEKIFTKLGCNVKFFVSSGVDIKKFHPASRKSKEELREKYKISSEKFVVLHVGSVRKWRNVSILKEIQNNQDVQVVLVGRTSTKFEVDVALELKRIGVEIINEYIPKIEEIYALSDCYIFPTTDPIGSIDIPLSILEAMATNLPIVSTRFGGLPRIFNEGEGFTYADTKKFAQEVKELNDGEISVKTRELVLHYSWENISKKLDKIYYDLRNSTDKSDE, from the coding sequence ATGAGAATATGCTTAGTAGGTGACTTCTCATCGCCGGATGAAGCAAGGAAAGTTATGGGACACCATTTATTGAGAGAGCTATCAAAAAATAATGAGGTAAAGCCACTAAATATTCAAGCGACTCTATCAACCAATTTTTGGAATGAAATAAATTCATTTGACCCTGAAATAATACATTATATTCCTGGAGCTTCCCCTTTGAGTTTTTTAATTACGAAACTGATGAAAATTCATTCTAAGAATGCAAAAACGGTAATGTTTTCATCGCTACATGCGTTCCACAGTTTCTCTCATGGCTTTTACTATGGTTTTTCATCTATTAGCAAGAATTTTATACCATTTTTTAAGACGGATTTGGTATTAGTTCAATCAGACGAGCCAGAAAAAATTTTTACAAAGCTTGGATGTAATGTTAAATTCTTTGTATCCAGCGGTGTAGATATCAAAAAATTCCATCCGGCATCAAGAAAAAGTAAAGAAGAACTTAGAGAAAAATACAAAATATCTTCAGAAAAATTTGTCGTATTGCATGTAGGGTCTGTAAGAAAATGGAGAAATGTTAGCATCTTAAAGGAAATTCAGAACAATCAAGATGTTCAAGTTGTTTTAGTTGGTAGAACTTCAACAAAATTCGAGGTAGATGTAGCATTAGAGCTAAAAAGAATAGGCGTTGAGATAATTAATGAATATATTCCAAAAATAGAGGAAATATATGCTCTTTCGGATTGTTATATATTCCCGACAACTGATCCAATAGGAAGTATAGATATACCACTGTCAATATTGGAGGCGATGGCGACCAATCTGCCTATCGTTTCCACAAGATTTGGTGGATTGCCGAGAATTTTTAACGAAGGGGAGGGGTTTACATATGCTGATACTAAAAAATTTGCACAAGAAGTGAAAGAGTTAAATGACGGGGAAATTTCAGTCAAAACTCGGGAGCTTGTTCTTCATTACTCATGGGAGAACATATCCAAAAAATTAGATAAGATATATTACGATCTTCGCAATTCAACAGATAAGAGTGATGAATGA
- a CDS encoding radical SAM protein, translating into MMKEIIYKKLLGGGLEKFSTLGELKWYIYNGYEKITNPKIWSNLILQKLEFRLKRTNLMSRPYVIQIEETNKCNLNCPMCYRLLQNRKFGEMDYENAKKIVDQFPYLLWISWGGWGEPLICKDLFKIIDYCNVKRIGTGFISNGTFITDDNIEKIINSKFLRMGISIDAVNPTKIRNYKDFEKIKENIQSLTKSTTFYKKNMPLRFVTTLMKENLDDLIDIIILAKEIGVKHVHIHGVGIYDDKLRRGKYDMPSKRNIEDMLKKLLIISKSQNIKITHVGLFEDNNKVTLCKFPWTTCFISWDGFVHPCCMNLTKSFGNVLEIPFTDIWNNKDYQEFRQNMINRIPDKVCRDRCGI; encoded by the coding sequence ATGATGAAAGAAATTATTTATAAGAAGCTACTTGGTGGAGGTTTAGAAAAATTTTCGACTTTGGGAGAATTGAAGTGGTACATTTATAATGGTTATGAAAAGATCACAAATCCAAAAATCTGGAGCAATTTAATTCTTCAGAAATTAGAATTTAGATTAAAAAGGACGAATCTAATGTCCAGGCCTTATGTCATCCAAATAGAAGAAACGAATAAATGTAATTTAAATTGCCCAATGTGCTATCGTCTACTACAAAACAGGAAATTTGGAGAAATGGATTACGAAAATGCTAAAAAAATAGTGGACCAATTTCCATATTTATTGTGGATAAGTTGGGGTGGATGGGGTGAGCCTTTAATATGCAAGGATTTGTTCAAGATCATTGATTACTGCAATGTCAAGAGAATCGGAACAGGTTTTATTTCAAATGGTACATTTATAACGGATGATAATATAGAAAAAATAATTAATTCCAAATTTTTAAGAATGGGTATTTCTATAGATGCAGTAAATCCAACAAAGATTAGAAATTATAAAGATTTCGAAAAAATAAAAGAAAATATCCAGTCATTGACCAAATCTACAACTTTCTATAAAAAAAATATGCCTTTAAGATTCGTTACAACCTTGATGAAAGAAAACTTAGATGATCTAATTGATATTATAATTCTTGCAAAAGAAATTGGAGTTAAACATGTACACATACACGGGGTTGGTATTTATGACGACAAGCTTCGCCGGGGCAAATACGACATGCCTTCTAAAAGAAATATCGAAGATATGTTAAAAAAATTATTAATTATAAGTAAATCTCAAAATATTAAGATTACTCATGTAGGTCTTTTTGAAGATAATAACAAAGTAACCTTATGCAAATTTCCTTGGACTACATGTTTTATCTCATGGGATGGTTTTGTTCATCCATGCTGTATGAACCTTACTAAATCTTTTGGCAATGTTCTTGAGATACCATTTACAGATATATGGAACAATAAGGATTATCAAGAATTTAGGCAAAACATGATAAACCGCATTCCTGATAAAGTTTGTAGGGATCGTTGTGGAATTTAA
- a CDS encoding glycosyltransferase family 4 protein: MKPKVAVISYPWKSNAPYKFLSDILKILEPISSKIVLINGNTDRISVTSKIVDVKDTRIKMHYLKEIRPVSYSAIIWIVKCILAQFKASIEVIKVRKEVDIVLFYVAYPYYLLPLITSKIIGKKTIEVITRSKSNSVPSKILSLQDPIFFMLLDGISPESMSLIRELGLEKYKNKLLPDGARFIDITRYNIKKKLNERKNLVGFIGRLIKEKGIVEFVKAIPIIAKENKEVIFLIGGSGDMLEWVKEECNELMNKEAINITITGWIGQELPDYLNELKLLVLPTYTDAFPTIILEAMACGTPVLATPVGAIPCLIKDGETGFIMEKNSTDCIEKNVMRVLMHPNLDVIVENAKKSIEENYTYAAAIERYRKILENCNEDTSSEL, translated from the coding sequence ATGAAACCAAAAGTTGCAGTAATATCATACCCATGGAAATCAAATGCTCCATACAAGTTTTTATCAGATATATTGAAAATTCTCGAACCAATTTCTAGTAAGATTGTGCTAATAAATGGGAACACAGATAGAATTAGTGTAACATCCAAAATAGTGGATGTGAAAGATACTCGCATTAAGATGCATTATCTTAAGGAGATTAGACCGGTTTCATATTCGGCAATTATATGGATTGTGAAATGTATCTTGGCTCAATTCAAAGCAAGTATCGAGGTAATAAAAGTAAGAAAAGAGGTTGATATTGTTTTGTTTTATGTAGCTTATCCTTATTACTTATTACCATTAATTACGTCAAAAATCATTGGAAAAAAGACAATTGAAGTTATAACCAGAAGCAAGTCCAACTCAGTACCCTCTAAAATTCTTAGTTTGCAAGACCCGATATTTTTCATGTTATTAGATGGAATTTCTCCAGAGTCTATGTCATTGATAAGAGAATTAGGTTTAGAGAAATATAAGAATAAGCTTCTTCCTGACGGAGCCAGATTTATAGATATCACTCGCTATAATATAAAAAAGAAGTTAAATGAGAGAAAAAATTTAGTGGGGTTCATTGGGCGCCTCATAAAAGAAAAAGGAATTGTAGAATTTGTTAAGGCTATTCCGATTATTGCAAAAGAAAATAAGGAAGTTATATTCTTAATAGGAGGTTCTGGAGATATGTTAGAGTGGGTAAAGGAAGAGTGCAACGAATTGATGAATAAGGAGGCGATTAACATAACCATCACAGGTTGGATTGGACAAGAACTCCCAGATTATTTAAATGAGTTAAAATTGCTTGTTCTTCCAACATATACAGATGCATTTCCTACTATAATCTTGGAGGCAATGGCATGTGGAACACCAGTTTTGGCAACTCCTGTAGGAGCGATACCATGTTTGATAAAGGATGGAGAAACTGGATTTATTATGGAGAAAAACTCGACTGATTGCATTGAGAAGAATGTTATGAGGGTTTTAATGCATCCTAATTTGGATGTGATCGTAGAGAACGCAAAGAAATCAATAGAGGAGAATTATACTTATGCAGCCGCGATTGAAAGGTATAGAAAAATATTAGAGAATTGCAATGAAGATACAAGTTCCGAACTTTAA
- a CDS encoding glycosyltransferase — protein sequence MSLNDWWKGGQDDLESYSEYFSEIFNRVDYRHLTDKKISPIIQEVFSRNKVTNLMKEKDFEVHLNYSTLVSGYYAAKKLDTVYDIADDLSAMIKESPQIPSLLRSVGGIFGDIMLKKNISISSKITLTTDNLGKTYSIPENKSEIISNGVDTNLFRNYGQKMKEELGLNGFILGYVGVLREWIDFEPVFSVLNELENEINLVIVGKEGRFKENIELAKRYDLKDRVKFIGMVPYSQVPKYISAMDICLIPFRKSAISESAVPLKLFEYMACEKPIISTRLSSIEKVARDKILYASNKEEYKDKITMLFEDDKLRRKMGLEGRSFVEENYDWERIAGRMEMLLLQI from the coding sequence TTGAGTTTAAATGATTGGTGGAAGGGCGGGCAGGATGACTTAGAATCATATTCAGAATACTTTAGTGAGATATTCAATAGAGTTGATTATCGTCATTTGACTGATAAGAAAATAAGTCCTATAATCCAGGAAGTTTTTTCAAGAAATAAAGTCACCAATCTTATGAAGGAGAAGGACTTCGAGGTCCATTTGAATTATAGCACTCTGGTGTCGGGTTATTATGCTGCTAAGAAACTTGATACAGTATATGATATCGCGGATGATCTTAGCGCCATGATCAAAGAGTCGCCTCAAATTCCCTCTCTGTTGAGATCGGTTGGAGGAATATTTGGAGATATTATGCTTAAAAAGAATATCAGCATCTCTAGCAAGATAACTCTTACCACGGATAATCTTGGAAAAACCTATAGTATCCCCGAAAATAAATCTGAAATTATCTCAAATGGCGTGGATACGAATCTGTTTAGAAATTATGGTCAAAAGATGAAAGAAGAGCTGGGTCTTAATGGCTTCATCCTTGGCTATGTTGGGGTTTTGAGAGAATGGATCGATTTTGAACCTGTTTTTTCAGTATTGAATGAATTAGAAAATGAAATAAATTTGGTCATCGTGGGAAAGGAAGGAAGATTTAAAGAAAATATAGAATTGGCTAAGAGATATGATCTGAAGGATAGGGTCAAATTTATTGGTATGGTTCCTTATTCTCAGGTGCCGAAATACATTTCAGCGATGGATATATGCTTGATTCCTTTCAGGAAGAGCGCAATATCGGAGAGTGCCGTTCCTTTGAAATTATTTGAATATATGGCATGCGAAAAACCAATTATTTCTACGAGGTTGAGCAGCATCGAAAAAGTGGCACGTGATAAAATATTATATGCATCAAATAAGGAGGAGTATAAAGATAAGATAACTATGCTATTTGAAGATGACAAACTGAGAAGGAAGATGGGATTGGAAGGCAGAAGTTTTGTAGAAGAAAATTATGATTGGGAGAGGATTGCAGGAAGGATGGAAATGCTTTTACTGCAAATATGA
- a CDS encoding metal-dependent hydrolase, protein MLFEHWIYSTAIAIIAGMIHFKKTGRDYSWIIIASAYAPDFDIVADTVFNKLGIPVLGIRHGDFHNIAALLLYAGLAALVLQIVRYKYLDAFVFAGVGFGAHIFEDVLVFNPGYAFFWPLSYQKFGIGLLEYTRNLYRIADKEVLIIGLFAVMVCVIIRTMYEGNGWIKREMKKLAIIVAIMVLMISALSILDINVIYITASSREGIFVEGWQYQQDASWDSSVFHNGKYSAKIEIFGNQSKISGKWMSNPIRVRSNTTYRISAWGKTEGAVGTHSIRIVEADTDTKQTNETILEFGQGTNDWMQNQKTFKTRINTTQVFVNANIYNGYGTFWFDDIELIEEGTDKNLIFNGGFEKGDVIEFLPNQGK, encoded by the coding sequence ATGCTCTTCGAACACTGGATCTACTCCACTGCCATAGCAATAATCGCAGGAATGATCCACTTCAAAAAAACAGGCCGCGACTATTCATGGATCATCATCGCAAGCGCCTATGCACCCGATTTCGATATTGTCGCAGACACGGTATTCAATAAGCTGGGCATTCCTGTTCTTGGCATAAGGCACGGAGATTTTCATAATATTGCAGCGCTGCTCCTTTACGCCGGTCTTGCGGCGCTGGTGCTGCAGATTGTCCGATACAAATACCTGGATGCGTTCGTGTTCGCTGGGGTCGGGTTCGGGGCACATATTTTTGAGGATGTGCTGGTATTTAATCCCGGGTATGCATTCTTCTGGCCATTATCATATCAAAAGTTTGGTATAGGATTGCTTGAATATACTCGAAATTTATATCGTATTGCTGATAAGGAAGTACTTATTATTGGTTTGTTTGCCGTTATGGTTTGCGTGATCATCAGGACGATGTATGAAGGAAATGGCTGGATAAAAAGAGAGATGAAAAAATTAGCTATCATAGTCGCAATCATGGTTTTAATGATTTCAGCTTTGAGTATTCTTGATATAAATGTAATATACATAACAGCCTCCAGTAGAGAAGGAATTTTTGTAGAAGGATGGCAGTATCAGCAGGATGCCTCTTGGGATTCAAGTGTTTTTCACAATGGTAAATATTCAGCCAAAATTGAAATTTTTGGGAACCAAAGTAAAATATCAGGAAAATGGATGAGTAATCCTATTAGAGTGAGATCGAACACAACGTATAGGATCTCAGCCTGGGGCAAAACAGAGGGTGCAGTAGGGACACATTCCATAAGAATAGTTGAAGCGGACACTGATACTAAGCAGACAAATGAAACTATTCTTGAATTCGGCCAAGGGACAAACGACTGGATGCAGAACCAAAAAACATTTAAGACAAGAATTAACACAACCCAGGTTTTTGTTAACGCTAATATCTATAATGGTTATGGCACTTTTTGGTTTGATGATATAGAATTGATTGAAGAAGGAACTGATAAAAACCTTATTTTCAACGGAGGATTTGAAAAGGGTGATGTTATAGAATTCTTACCGAATCAGGGGAAATGA
- a CDS encoding glycosyltransferase family 4 protein: MKILLIQNRFYPSLGGAEKHTYLLSKYLYDKGHDVVIYTTTSLSKEDVVSLVFTPPFIFKSKIKTHLPKNDIINGAFIRRFNMQFRFWSFNWIPEMFKELKKNTQEFDVIHAHGYHISTSLAGCYYANKFKKPFILTAHDLIIPTNLSSDAKLFKKVYDKTFGRYLLKNSKRLIALTEDHIQQYNERGGDINKIKIVPNGIELDGYKNININKNAIDKFGINDQNKILLFVGRIEKYKGIQDIIEIMPEILKEFPKGKFVIVGKDYGYKKELEKIVGNQNLKDKAIFAGNVSDDGLIGLYKRADIFVLPSKMEGFGIVLLEAMASGTLCIAYSIPAVRKIIKNKENGVLVNDKSELLERILYYLKNPDEKAKIERNALEYVENYDIKNIVNAIEGAYTEAINENMLSR, encoded by the coding sequence ATGAAGATACTTCTCATACAAAACAGATTTTATCCATCACTCGGAGGCGCTGAAAAACATACATACCTATTATCTAAATACTTATATGATAAAGGGCATGATGTGGTAATTTATACGACTACTAGTCTTTCAAAAGAGGATGTTGTATCCTTAGTGTTTACTCCGCCGTTTATTTTCAAATCAAAGATTAAAACGCATCTCCCCAAAAATGACATTATCAACGGGGCTTTTATAAGAAGATTTAACATGCAATTTAGGTTTTGGAGCTTTAATTGGATTCCTGAGATGTTTAAAGAATTAAAAAAAAATACACAAGAATTTGATGTAATCCATGCTCATGGATACCATATATCTACATCTCTGGCAGGATGCTATTATGCAAATAAGTTTAAAAAACCATTCATATTGACAGCACATGACTTAATAATCCCTACTAATTTATCATCTGACGCTAAGTTATTTAAAAAAGTATACGACAAAACCTTTGGGCGATATCTACTAAAAAATTCTAAACGGCTGATTGCGTTAACAGAAGACCATATACAGCAGTATAATGAAAGGGGGGGAGATATAAATAAAATTAAAATTGTTCCAAATGGAATAGAATTGGATGGTTATAAAAATATAAACATAAATAAAAATGCAATAGATAAGTTTGGAATTAATGATCAGAACAAAATTTTGCTTTTTGTAGGAAGAATAGAGAAATATAAAGGAATACAAGATATAATAGAAATAATGCCGGAAATTTTGAAAGAGTTTCCAAAAGGCAAGTTTGTTATCGTTGGAAAAGATTATGGATACAAAAAAGAGTTGGAAAAAATTGTAGGAAATCAGAATCTAAAAGATAAAGCTATTTTTGCTGGAAACGTGTCTGACGATGGGTTGATAGGCCTCTACAAAAGGGCAGATATATTTGTTCTCCCCTCAAAGATGGAGGGGTTTGGGATAGTGCTTTTAGAGGCGATGGCTTCAGGTACTCTATGCATAGCTTACTCCATTCCTGCCGTTAGAAAAATAATTAAAAATAAAGAAAATGGGGTATTAGTAAATGATAAATCAGAGCTTCTTGAGCGTATTTTGTATTACTTAAAGAATCCTGATGAAAAAGCAAAAATTGAAAGAAATGCTTTAGAGTATGTAGAAAATTATGACATAAAAAATATAGTAAACGCCATCGAAGGTGCTTATACGGAGGCTATAAATGAGAATATGCTTAGTAGGTGA
- a CDS encoding alkaline phosphatase family protein: MKKVLIIGIDSLDPCLLNGFIDSLPNFKKLIEESPTIKIKSVFPPDTIPAWISIYTGLSPAEHGIIHTFDLFESDWQSISNLNIDAFKGRTFWDIASKQGKKVCILFPQSAFPPWEVRGVMISRSLYPAEDLKKKGINIENGGVLTYPNSICKKYDISHLGTLSGNHPGFKKLGKFAEKAKKKVLDQANFGLDISKNYDWDLFFIYFSELDIIQHFFWRYYDESDPTHPLNNPYKNVIKEFYMLFDEVVGRFLDAHPDHIKIVMSDHGHKMRPPKTVNINEFLRKKGYLKSNTRLGITEKVKIRVLDFAHKRDLTYWLVKIGKMKLLSGASKKIYTSSSMIDIEKSMAYLSYFTGAKSYSEGGIHINNNLGIAHEEFTDKLINELFKIQDIDTGEMVFEWVKRREEIYAGKNINLYPDIVFKLNENYGVYWSVHTPIIGTSYEHNLSSGGHKEDSVFLISNCKRKMIKSNMSLMDVAPTILDISGINWEMFDFDGKSIFENDIKVT, encoded by the coding sequence ATGAAAAAAGTGCTGATAATCGGTATAGACTCTTTGGATCCATGTTTACTTAATGGATTCATAGACTCTTTACCAAATTTTAAGAAATTGATTGAAGAAAGTCCAACCATTAAAATAAAGTCGGTTTTTCCTCCTGATACTATACCTGCCTGGATATCTATTTACACTGGCTTGAGTCCTGCTGAGCATGGAATTATTCATACTTTTGATTTATTTGAATCCGATTGGCAAAGTATATCGAACCTGAATATCGATGCATTCAAAGGCAGAACATTTTGGGATATAGCCAGTAAACAAGGTAAAAAGGTCTGTATTCTGTTTCCTCAATCTGCTTTTCCCCCATGGGAAGTACGCGGGGTAATGATAAGCCGGTCATTGTATCCAGCAGAAGATCTTAAAAAGAAAGGAATTAATATTGAAAATGGTGGAGTTTTAACTTATCCCAACTCTATTTGTAAAAAATACGACATCTCACATCTGGGAACCCTTTCAGGCAATCATCCCGGCTTTAAAAAATTAGGCAAATTTGCAGAAAAAGCAAAGAAAAAGGTGCTTGACCAAGCTAATTTTGGATTGGACATTTCAAAAAATTACGATTGGGATCTATTCTTTATTTACTTCTCTGAATTGGATATAATTCAACACTTCTTCTGGAGGTATTATGATGAAAGTGATCCTACCCATCCCTTAAACAATCCTTATAAAAATGTGATAAAAGAATTTTATATGCTGTTTGATGAAGTAGTTGGCAGATTTTTGGATGCTCATCCAGATCATATAAAAATTGTGATGAGCGACCATGGGCACAAAATGAGACCTCCTAAAACTGTTAATATAAATGAGTTTCTGAGAAAGAAAGGTTACTTAAAATCTAATACAAGATTAGGTATTACAGAAAAAGTAAAAATCAGAGTTTTGGACTTTGCACACAAAAGAGATTTAACATACTGGCTGGTCAAAATCGGAAAGATGAAGTTACTTTCAGGAGCAAGTAAAAAAATTTACACTTCCTCATCTATGATTGATATTGAGAAATCTATGGCATACTTATCCTATTTTACAGGAGCGAAATCATATTCTGAAGGAGGTATTCACATCAATAACAATTTAGGTATAGCCCATGAAGAATTCACGGATAAGTTGATAAACGAACTTTTTAAGATTCAAGATATTGATACAGGGGAGATGGTTTTTGAATGGGTTAAAAGACGAGAGGAAATATATGCTGGTAAAAATATTAATCTTTATCCGGATATTGTTTTCAAACTCAACGAAAATTATGGTGTTTATTGGAGCGTACATACCCCTATTATTGGTACTTCTTATGAACATAATCTTTCTTCCGGAGGACATAAAGAAGATTCTGTCTTTTTGATTTCAAATTGTAAAAGAAAAATGATTAAAAGTAATATGAGCTTGATGGACGTTGCTCCAACGATATTGGACATTAGTGGTATAAATTGGGAGATGTTTGATTTTGATGGAAAAAGTATTTTTGAGAATGACATAAAAGTAACATGA